One stretch of Zingiber officinale cultivar Zhangliang chromosome 6B, Zo_v1.1, whole genome shotgun sequence DNA includes these proteins:
- the LOC121988628 gene encoding ADP-ribosylation factor GTPase-activating protein AGD5-like isoform X1, translating into MNEKATVSKELNEKHRKILEGLLKFSENKECADCKSKGPRWASVNLGIFLCMQCSGIHRSLGVHISKVRSAALDTWLPEQVAFIQTMGNQKANSYWESELPPNYDRVGIENFIRAKYEEKRWVPRDKRFTTPSKQQEAKTGHADEHENSSNHKASEKKDNPTIKKDNLVVPKLPSPVSYTLNAETSTAQVYPPEVAVAVVNAITTTPPKVNSTSDLLDMLSLDGPNEIGEELSPVDDNSWANFQSAELTNSLDNKSTTESAEDKSNIKSEVENLFKDSVSVSQPSTQMKTQPVVKNETSGAEDLFNVSKSLFEPPLQTNSQTNVNTETKSIVEDLFKDPTSSLQPSAEKKTQPDLKNEIMSLFDTSNMVSPFALHQQQLAFLAHQQAHAMTANKPDNSPSTVSAFGTHQLNTSDSNSMKGNIASQSWGNFTYQLPGNVPFGSQYPNNFGQQMGNISHTLSENVGHVRASSLSALELSRSTDGVNPVHAASSSSMSSGQSSNDYDFSSLTQGMFSKR; encoded by the exons ATGAACGAGAAGGCGACCGTCTCCAAGGAGCTCAACGAGAAGCATAGAAAG ATATTGGAAGGATTGCTCAAGTTTTCAGAGAATAAAGAATGCGCTGATTGCAAGTCGAA AGGTCCACGATGGGCAAGTGTGAATCTGGGAATTTTCTTATGCATGCAATGCTCTGGAATTCATAGAAGTTTAGGAGTGCATATATCAAAG GTAAGATCTGCGGCATTGGACACATGGCTTCCAGAGCAAGTTGCTTTTATCCAAA CGATGGGCAATCAAAAGGCAAATAGCTACTGGGAATCAGAATTGCCTCCTAATTATGACAGAGTTGGGATCGAAAACTTCATTCGTGCAAA ATATGAAGAGAAACGATGGGTACCTCGGGATAAAAGATTTACAACGCCTTCAAAGCAGCAAGAAGCTAAGACTGGCCATGCAGATGAACATGAGAATTCCAGCAATCACAAAGCTTCAGAGAAGAAGGATAATCCAACTATAAAAAAAGATAATCTCGTGGTTCCTAAGCTACCTAGTCCA GTTTCCTACACATTAAATGCGGAAACAAGCACAGCTCAGGTATATCCTCCAGAGGTAGCTGTTGCTGTGGTTAATGCCATAACAACAACACCACCAAAAGTCAATTCTACATCTGATCTACTGGACATGCTTTCTCTGGATGGTCCAAATGAAATTGGAGAAGAATTGTCTCCAGTCGATGACAATTCATGGGCAAATTTTCAGT CTGCAGAACTAACCAATTCTTTGGACAATAAGAGCACCACTGAATCTGCTGAAGACAAGAGTAATATTAAATCTGAAGTCGAGAATTTATTTAAGGATTCGGTATCTGTGTCGCAACCTTCAACACAAATGAAAACTCAGCCAGTTGTCAAAAATGAAACATCTGGAGCTGAGGATCTATTTAATGTTTCAAAATCATTGTTTGAACCTCCATTACAAACAAATAGTCAGACTAATGTCAATACTGAAACTAAATCTATAGTTGAAGATCTATTTAAGGATCCAACATCTTCATTGCAACCTTCAGCAGAAAAGAAAACTCAGCCAGATTTAAAAAATGAAATCATGAGCCTCTTTGACACG TCAAATATGGTGTCTCCATTTGCACTTCATCAACAGCAGCTGGCATTCCTTGCCCATCAGCAGGCTCATGCCATGACTGCCAACAAACCTGACAATTCACCTTCCACTGTATCTGCTTTCGGAACTCATCAACTCAACACGAGTGATTCAAACTCAATGAAAGGAAACATTGCGTCACAAAGTTGGGGTAACTTCACCTACCAGCTTCCAGGGAATGTACCTTTTGGCAGTCAGTATCCCAATAACTTTGGTCAA CAGATGGGAAATATCTCACACACTTTATCTGAGAACGTCGGTCATGTTCGTGCTTCAAG TCTAAGTGCTCTTGAACTATCCAGATCAACTGATGGCGTAAACCCAGTTCATGCTGCTTCATCATCATCCATGAGTTCTGGTCAATCGTCCAACGACTATGATTTCTCATCATTGACTCAAGGAATGTTCTCGAAACGCTGA
- the LOC121988628 gene encoding ADP-ribosylation factor GTPase-activating protein AGD5-like isoform X2, whose translation MNEKATVSKELNEKHRKILEGLLKFSENKECADCKSKGPRWASVNLGIFLCMQCSGIHRSLGVHISKVRSAALDTWLPEQVAFIQTMGNQKANSYWESELPPNYDRVGIENFIRAKYEEKRWVPRDKRFTTPSKQQEAKTGHADEHENSSNHKASEKKDNPTIKKDNLVVPKLPSPVSYTLNAETSTAQVYPPEVAVAVVNAITTTPPKVNSTSDLLDMLSLDGPNEIGEELSPVDDNSWANFQSAELTNSLDNKSTTESAEDKSNIKSEVENLFKDSVSVSQPSTQMKTQPVVKNETSGAEDLFNVSKSLFEPPLQTNSQTNVNTETKSIVEDLFKDPTSSLQPSAEKKTQPDLKNEIMSLFDTSNMVSPFALHQQQLAFLAHQQAHAMTANKPDNSPSTVSAFGTHQLNTSDSNSMKGNIASQSWGNFTYQLPGNVPFGSQYPNNFGQMGNISHTLSENVGHVRASSLSALELSRSTDGVNPVHAASSSSMSSGQSSNDYDFSSLTQGMFSKR comes from the exons ATGAACGAGAAGGCGACCGTCTCCAAGGAGCTCAACGAGAAGCATAGAAAG ATATTGGAAGGATTGCTCAAGTTTTCAGAGAATAAAGAATGCGCTGATTGCAAGTCGAA AGGTCCACGATGGGCAAGTGTGAATCTGGGAATTTTCTTATGCATGCAATGCTCTGGAATTCATAGAAGTTTAGGAGTGCATATATCAAAG GTAAGATCTGCGGCATTGGACACATGGCTTCCAGAGCAAGTTGCTTTTATCCAAA CGATGGGCAATCAAAAGGCAAATAGCTACTGGGAATCAGAATTGCCTCCTAATTATGACAGAGTTGGGATCGAAAACTTCATTCGTGCAAA ATATGAAGAGAAACGATGGGTACCTCGGGATAAAAGATTTACAACGCCTTCAAAGCAGCAAGAAGCTAAGACTGGCCATGCAGATGAACATGAGAATTCCAGCAATCACAAAGCTTCAGAGAAGAAGGATAATCCAACTATAAAAAAAGATAATCTCGTGGTTCCTAAGCTACCTAGTCCA GTTTCCTACACATTAAATGCGGAAACAAGCACAGCTCAGGTATATCCTCCAGAGGTAGCTGTTGCTGTGGTTAATGCCATAACAACAACACCACCAAAAGTCAATTCTACATCTGATCTACTGGACATGCTTTCTCTGGATGGTCCAAATGAAATTGGAGAAGAATTGTCTCCAGTCGATGACAATTCATGGGCAAATTTTCAGT CTGCAGAACTAACCAATTCTTTGGACAATAAGAGCACCACTGAATCTGCTGAAGACAAGAGTAATATTAAATCTGAAGTCGAGAATTTATTTAAGGATTCGGTATCTGTGTCGCAACCTTCAACACAAATGAAAACTCAGCCAGTTGTCAAAAATGAAACATCTGGAGCTGAGGATCTATTTAATGTTTCAAAATCATTGTTTGAACCTCCATTACAAACAAATAGTCAGACTAATGTCAATACTGAAACTAAATCTATAGTTGAAGATCTATTTAAGGATCCAACATCTTCATTGCAACCTTCAGCAGAAAAGAAAACTCAGCCAGATTTAAAAAATGAAATCATGAGCCTCTTTGACACG TCAAATATGGTGTCTCCATTTGCACTTCATCAACAGCAGCTGGCATTCCTTGCCCATCAGCAGGCTCATGCCATGACTGCCAACAAACCTGACAATTCACCTTCCACTGTATCTGCTTTCGGAACTCATCAACTCAACACGAGTGATTCAAACTCAATGAAAGGAAACATTGCGTCACAAAGTTGGGGTAACTTCACCTACCAGCTTCCAGGGAATGTACCTTTTGGCAGTCAGTATCCCAATAACTTTGGTCAA ATGGGAAATATCTCACACACTTTATCTGAGAACGTCGGTCATGTTCGTGCTTCAAG TCTAAGTGCTCTTGAACTATCCAGATCAACTGATGGCGTAAACCCAGTTCATGCTGCTTCATCATCATCCATGAGTTCTGGTCAATCGTCCAACGACTATGATTTCTCATCATTGACTCAAGGAATGTTCTCGAAACGCTGA
- the LOC121988628 gene encoding ADP-ribosylation factor GTPase-activating protein AGD5-like isoform X3, protein MGNQKANSYWESELPPNYDRVGIENFIRAKYEEKRWVPRDKRFTTPSKQQEAKTGHADEHENSSNHKASEKKDNPTIKKDNLVVPKLPSPVSYTLNAETSTAQVYPPEVAVAVVNAITTTPPKVNSTSDLLDMLSLDGPNEIGEELSPVDDNSWANFQSAELTNSLDNKSTTESAEDKSNIKSEVENLFKDSVSVSQPSTQMKTQPVVKNETSGAEDLFNVSKSLFEPPLQTNSQTNVNTETKSIVEDLFKDPTSSLQPSAEKKTQPDLKNEIMSLFDTSNMVSPFALHQQQLAFLAHQQAHAMTANKPDNSPSTVSAFGTHQLNTSDSNSMKGNIASQSWGNFTYQLPGNVPFGSQYPNNFGQQMGNISHTLSENVGHVRASSLSALELSRSTDGVNPVHAASSSSMSSGQSSNDYDFSSLTQGMFSKR, encoded by the exons ATGGGCAATCAAAAGGCAAATAGCTACTGGGAATCAGAATTGCCTCCTAATTATGACAGAGTTGGGATCGAAAACTTCATTCGTGCAAA ATATGAAGAGAAACGATGGGTACCTCGGGATAAAAGATTTACAACGCCTTCAAAGCAGCAAGAAGCTAAGACTGGCCATGCAGATGAACATGAGAATTCCAGCAATCACAAAGCTTCAGAGAAGAAGGATAATCCAACTATAAAAAAAGATAATCTCGTGGTTCCTAAGCTACCTAGTCCA GTTTCCTACACATTAAATGCGGAAACAAGCACAGCTCAGGTATATCCTCCAGAGGTAGCTGTTGCTGTGGTTAATGCCATAACAACAACACCACCAAAAGTCAATTCTACATCTGATCTACTGGACATGCTTTCTCTGGATGGTCCAAATGAAATTGGAGAAGAATTGTCTCCAGTCGATGACAATTCATGGGCAAATTTTCAGT CTGCAGAACTAACCAATTCTTTGGACAATAAGAGCACCACTGAATCTGCTGAAGACAAGAGTAATATTAAATCTGAAGTCGAGAATTTATTTAAGGATTCGGTATCTGTGTCGCAACCTTCAACACAAATGAAAACTCAGCCAGTTGTCAAAAATGAAACATCTGGAGCTGAGGATCTATTTAATGTTTCAAAATCATTGTTTGAACCTCCATTACAAACAAATAGTCAGACTAATGTCAATACTGAAACTAAATCTATAGTTGAAGATCTATTTAAGGATCCAACATCTTCATTGCAACCTTCAGCAGAAAAGAAAACTCAGCCAGATTTAAAAAATGAAATCATGAGCCTCTTTGACACG TCAAATATGGTGTCTCCATTTGCACTTCATCAACAGCAGCTGGCATTCCTTGCCCATCAGCAGGCTCATGCCATGACTGCCAACAAACCTGACAATTCACCTTCCACTGTATCTGCTTTCGGAACTCATCAACTCAACACGAGTGATTCAAACTCAATGAAAGGAAACATTGCGTCACAAAGTTGGGGTAACTTCACCTACCAGCTTCCAGGGAATGTACCTTTTGGCAGTCAGTATCCCAATAACTTTGGTCAA CAGATGGGAAATATCTCACACACTTTATCTGAGAACGTCGGTCATGTTCGTGCTTCAAG TCTAAGTGCTCTTGAACTATCCAGATCAACTGATGGCGTAAACCCAGTTCATGCTGCTTCATCATCATCCATGAGTTCTGGTCAATCGTCCAACGACTATGATTTCTCATCATTGACTCAAGGAATGTTCTCGAAACGCTGA